A window of Zonotrichia leucophrys gambelii isolate GWCS_2022_RI unplaced genomic scaffold, RI_Zleu_2.0 Scaffold_485_38384, whole genome shotgun sequence genomic DNA:
GATATTtaggggacatttttggggtgttttgggtcACCCACTGGGCGATGTGGCGGCACCCGCAGGCCGCAGCCACGTGCAGGGGGGTCCAGCCCTCGTTGTCGGCCTGGTTCACGTCGGCGCCGCTCTCGACCAGGAACTGCACGACCTCCATGTTCTCGTCAATGCACGcctggggacaccaatggggacaatggggacattggggacaccattggggacattggggacattggggacattggggacaccattggggacagcattggggacaccccagggatcccccaaacccccccaggaaCTGCACGACCTCCATGTTCTCGTCAATGCACGCctggggacacaatggggacaatggggacaatggggacaatggggacagcaatggggacaatggggacaatggggacaatggggacagcaatggggacacccccagggatcccccaaacccccccaggaaCTGCACGACCTCCATGTTCTCGTCAATGCACGcctggggacaccaatggggacaCCCCCCTGGTGACCACGCCCCCTGGTGACCACGCCCACCTGACACACCCCAGATCTGTCAGCATTAACCACGCCCATTTTCCTCAGACCACACCCCCACTTTATGCCCCACCTCCTTTACAGGCCCTGCCCACCAAGCACGCCACACCTTCCCATGATCACGCCCCCTTTCCATCAAGCCACGCCTTTTTCTATCCAAGCCCCGCCTGTTTTAACGTGCCCTGCCCCCGATACAGATGGCGGCTCCTTTAAATATAACCACGCCCCTTTTCCAAACCCCACCCACCTGGTGCAGCACGGGGTTGGCCCCGCCCATCCCCTCTGGCCCCGCCCACTTGGTGGAGCGCGCTGATCCCGTCCGCCTTGGCCCCGCCCGATTCCCTTAGCCCCGCCCCATTCCCTTAGCCCCGCCCACCTGGTGCAGCGCGCTGATCCTGTCCGCGTTGGCCCCGCCCGTTCCCCTGAGCCCCGCCCCGTCTCCCTTAGCCCCGCCCACCTGGTGCAGCGCGCTGATCCCGTCCGCGTTGGCCCCGCCCGTTTCCCTTAGCCCCGCCCCATTCCCTTAGCCCCGCCCACCTGGTGCAGCGCGCTGATCCCGTCCGCGTTGGCCCCGCCCGTTTTCCTTAGCCCCGCCCCGTTCCCCTTAGCCCCGCCCACCTGGTGCAGCGCGCTGATCCCGTCCGCGTTGGCCCCGCCCGTTTTCCTTAGCCCCGCCCCGTTCCCCTTAGCCCCGCCCACCTGGTGCAGCGCGCTGATCCCGTCCGCATTGGCCCCGCCCGTTTCGCTtagccccgcccctttccccTTAGCCCCGCCCACCTGGTGCAGCGCGCTGATCCCGTCCGCGTTGGCCCCGCCCGTTCCCCTTAGCCCCGCCCCGTCACCCTTAGCCCCGCCCACCTGGTGCAGCGCGCTGATCCCGTCCGCGTTGGCCCCGCCCAGCAGCGCGCGCCCCCCGCCCTCGGGCGCCATGACCATGGCGCGCGCCTCGGCCAGCTCCGCGCCTGCGCAGACCGCTCGGAACTCGGCCTGGCGCTCGAAGCGCAcccggggcgggcccggcctcgccgccgcctcccccgcgcccggcgccgccgccgccgcctcctcccaGCGCCGCAGCtgctcccgccgccgctcccgggccgccgccgccgccgccgccgccgccgccgccgccgccgccatggcggggccggggccgccgcgccgggagggggcggggccggaaGCGGCGGGGGCGGGGTCGCCATGGCAacggcgcgcgcgcgcgcggggGGCGACGGGAAAGGGAGGAGCGGAAGTGACGCGAGGAGGCCGGTGTGTGAGTGACGCAACGGTTTTTATTGGTGTGACGTAGTGAGGTTGCGAGGTGTGACGTCACGAGGGGCGGGGTCACTTCCAGCGCCCGCCCACGCGGCCCTTGGCGACCTTCTtgctgtgggggaggggcggcgggggTCGGCCAAGGACGGGGCCCAAAATGCCCAGAAATCGCCCCAAAAACGGctaaaacccaacaaaaccacccaaaataccccaaaaccaccccaaatcccccaaaataccccaaaaccaccccaaatcccagcaaaatcctaaaatccaccccaaaatccccaaaaatcgccccaaaaacggctaaaaccccccaaaaccacccaaaaccccccaaaatacccaaacccCCGTtcaaaatacccccaaaaccacccaaaataccccaaaaccaccccaaatcccagcaaaatcctaaaattcaccccaaaatccacaaaaatcgccccaaaaactcccaaattcccccaaaaccccccccaaaaaaaccaaaatcgccccaaaaaagccccaaaatccctcaaatatcccccaggaccctccaagacccaaaaaaccccaaaatccccccaaaaccctcccaaaatccatccccaaaaaacccaaaaatccccaaaaaagtcccccaaaccctccaggaccccaaaatcccccaaattcccaacaaTCCCCTtgaaaaacctccaaaatctcctcaaaaaaacccaaaatttcccccaaaaccccaaaatttccccctgaaaaaatgaaatctcccccaaaaaacccaaatcccccccaaaaaacccaaatttccccGAAATTTCCCCGAATTTACAATTTCTGGGCGTGGCTGATCCGGTTGTACAGGACGTTGATCTGGGGAGAGGGGCGGGGTCagagggggaccccaaaaactcccaaaaaatccccaaaaatgggaaatggggaccccaaaaatcccaaaaaaacccccaaaaaatgggaaatggggaccccaaaaatcccaaaaaatccccaaaaatgggaaatggggaccccaaaaatcccaaaaaaacccccaaaaaatgggaaatggggaccccaaaaatgggaacccaaaaaacccccaaaattggaaatggggaccccaaaaaatccccaaaattgggaaatggggaccccaaaaatccccaaaaaaatccccaaaaatgggaaatggggaccccaaaaatccccaaaaaatccccaaaaatgggaaatggggaccccaaaaactcccaaaaaatccccaaaaatgggaaatggggaccccaaaaatcccccaaaaatgggaaatggggaccccaaaaatgggaaccccaaaaaacccccaaaaatgggaaatggggaacccaaaaaacccccaaaaatgggaaaaggagccCCAAAATGGGGACCCCAAAGTGGGAATGGGGGTCCCGAACCCCCCAAATTCGGGGTCccaatttggggatttggggtcccagatttgggattttggggtcccatttttgggatttttggggtcccagattttgggtttaggatttttgggatcccaaatttggggtttttggggtcccatttttggggatttttggggttttggggtcctgaTTTAGGGGtcagggtggatttggggtcccagttttgggatttggggtcccaatttgggatttgggtgaatttggggtcccagctttggatttttggggttttcaggtcccatttttgggatttgggatccgattttttggggttttggggtcccattttgAGGtcagggtggatttggggtcccatttttggggtttttggagtctcattttttaggattttttggggtcccgTTTTAGGATTTTGGTGTCCCAGATTTGGGTTTAGGATTTTTGGGCTCAGCGTGTATTTGGGCTCCcatatttgggggttttggggtcccatttggggtttttggggtttgggatgccATTTTTGGGCTCCcgtttttgggggtttggggtgtttttggggtgttttcagggtgattttggggtgttttgggggtgtttttggggtggttttggtggttttaggggtggttttggggtgtttttggggtttttttggggttattttggggtgttttgggggtgtttttgggtgtttttggggtgttttttggggtgtttttgggggttttggggtgtttttttgtggttttcggtgatttttggggtgtttttggtgttttgggtcCCTGCCCACCTCGTAGCGCTGCCGCCTCAGTTTCTCGCTCAGGTCGAATTTCTCGGACTCGAGCTGCTGAATCCAGGCATGGAGCTCCTCGGCCTTGGCCCTGAAACGGGGAAAATCCacgggattttggggtttttataggaatttatgggatttggggtttttgtggggtttttgtggggttttttgggggtttttagggttttttatgggatttttatgggtttttatGGGCACTCGAGCTGCTGGATCCAGGCATGGAGCTCCTCGGCCTTGGCcctgaaatggggaaaatccacgggattttggggtttttataggaatttggggtttttataggaatttatgggatttttatggggtttttgtggggtttgggggttttatgggatttttttggggatttttatgggtttttatGGGCACTCGAGCTGCTGGATCCAGGCATGGAGCTCCTCGGCCTTGGCCCTGGAACGGGGAAAATCCacgggattttggggtttttggggtttttacagGAATTTATaggatttgggtttttgtggcgtttttgtgggtttggggttttatggggtttgggtttttttttttaaatggatattttgtggtattttttagatatttttggggtgaatttgggatatttttggggtgagtttggggtgttttggggcagtttttgaggggattttttgggatattttggggatatttttggggtgaatttgggatatttttggggtaaatttgggatattttggggacattttggggcagtttttggggatatttttggggtgagtttgggatgtttttggggtgaatttggggtattttggggcagtttttgaggggattttttgggacattttggggatatttttgggatatttttggggtgaatttgggacattttggggcagtttttggggtatttttggggtgaatttggggtatTTCAGCCCCACCGTAGCCCGTCCTCTCTGAGCCCCTCGATGTCCAGgaaaggggattttttgaggatattttggggcagttttttgggacattttgtggatgtttttggggtgaatttggcatatttttggggtgaatttggggtgttttgggacGGTTTTTgaggggatatttttgggatatttttgggacatttctgggatatttttggggtgaatttggggtgttttggtcCCACCGTAGCCCGTCCTCGCGGAGCCCCTCGATGTCCAGGggaaggggattttttgggatattttggggcagtttttggggatatttttgggatatttttgggatattttggtgacgtttttggggtgaatttgggctATTTTGGGCCCCACCGGAGCCCGTCCTCGCGGAGCCCCTCGATGTCCAGCAAAggggatttttatggggttttttgggacattttggggatattttgagaggatttttggggatatttttgggacattttgggctatttttggggtgaattagGGGTATTTCAGCCCCACCGTAGCCCGTCCTCTCTGAGCCCCTCGATGTCCAGGggaaggggattttttgggatattttggggatatttttgggatatttttgggatatttttggggtgaatttgggctGTTTCAGCCCCACCGTAGCCCGTCCTCGCGCAGCCCCTCGATCTCCAGGggaaggggattttttgggggatttttgggacattttgggatatttttggggtgaatttggggtatttttgggatatttttggggtgaatttggggtatTTCAGCCCCACCGTAGCCCGTCCTCTCTGAGCCCCTCGATGTCCAAGGgagtggattttttgggatatttttgggatatttttgggacatttttgggctatttttggggatatttttgggacattttggggctgtttttgaggggattttttgggatattttggggacatttttggggtgaatttgggctGTTTCGGCCCCACCGTAGCCCGTCCTCCCTGAGCCCCTCGATGTCCAGCGGGCGCCGTCGCTCCGCCAGGATCCGCAGCTTCATCTCCCGGCCCGTCTGGCGCCGCCCCCGGCGCTGCTCGGCCTGCGCGGAAATCGGGGGGAAATCGGGGGAAATCGGGCAATTTGGGGCAattgagggggatttggggcaattgagggggatttggggctttttgagaaggaatttgggggaattcagggggagtttgggggggaATCGGGGCAGTTTGGGGAGAATCGAGGGGAAATCGGGGGAATTTGGGACGTTctgggggaaatgtggggaaatTTGGCAATTTGGGGCCTCcatggtggattttggggggaattcaAGGGTTGTCtatggggtttctatggggtctgtggggtttcTATGGGGCTTTTGGGGTCCCTATGGGATCTGTGGGGTTTCTatggggtgtttggggtttttgggggtttttgggggtttttggggttttttgggctccctatgggatttttggggggtttttgtggggtttctgtggggtttttggggggtttttggtgtttctATGGGGTTTCTTTGGGGTTTCTATGGGAtctatggggtttttgggggttttttgggggtttttggggtccacTTGGCCAGGTACCCCCCGAAATGGGGCATTGATGACAGAACCTTCTGTGCGGCTGTGGGGTCCCTATGGGTTtctatggggtttttggggggtttttggtgtttctatggggtttctatggggtttttggggggtttttgggggatttttttggggttttttggggttttttgggtccCACCTTGGCCAGGTACCCCCCGAAATGGGGCATCtatggggtttctatggggtttctatggggtttctatggggtttctatggggtttctatgggtttttgagtgttttttgtggtttttgggtttcttggggtttttggggtcccaccttgG
This region includes:
- the LOC135441761 gene encoding protein phosphatase 1 regulatory subunit 12C-like, with translation MAAAAAAAAAAAAAARERRREQLRRWEEAAAAAPGAGEAAARPGPPRVRFERQAEFRAVCAGAELAEARAMVMAPEGGGRALLGGANADGISALHQACIDENMEVVQFLGGFGGSLGVSPLLSPLSPLSPLSPLLSPLSPLSPLSPLCPQACIDENMEACIDENMEVVQFLVESGADVNQADNEGWTPLHVAAACGCRHIA